One segment of Coffea arabica cultivar ET-39 chromosome 7c, Coffea Arabica ET-39 HiFi, whole genome shotgun sequence DNA contains the following:
- the LOC113698887 gene encoding protein RIK-like isoform X3: MTEDNFPRVSSSESTDSSSTKQRKKRKWDQPAESLCSSGVAAPGLLPLPNLGSLPGVALPGVATIPSASFSNSLTASVATILPVIQLPLQQHATAIAQKINQPKIQDELIAREIVINDADSTVRYKLTKRQTQEEIQKCTGAIVITRGKYRPPNAPADGEKPLYLHISAAAHLETTAERIKAVDHAAAMVEEMLKHGSFSNTMNVNPSLSACVFLGFEADPSLNIAARIRGPNDQYVNHIMNETGATVLLRGRGSGYCDSVQDDAFTLFVEGQQPLHLLLSSSNAKSLERAKLLAENLLDTISAEFGASRVSSSKVYGAVPPPPQLLAGVQSSLDESNPSVPRSASLTASAARSIPSTVSSISIPGASSIASQGPVPHAGCSNPASGLSHAITGGYSQSSLTGGTSYNGYDGIYPQATPLQQVALALRQSTSPVTTLVAPAVTTASTASYTSTCSSSEKDKRSSQKRKFQELPAVVKSLANTNQDSLFWRWHGLLYAVPFSSGLNKIVIPSGAELHICSCLSLWIMHCLNLFIFNF; encoded by the exons ATGACAGAGGACAATTTCCCTAGGGTTTCATCTTCTGAATCTACCGATTCTTCATCGACGAAGCAGAG AAAAAAGAGGAAGTGGGATCAGCCTGCTGAGTCATTGTGTTCATCTGGAGTAGCAGCTCCTGGTCTTCTTCCATTACCAAACTTGGGATCCCTTCCTGGAGTTGCATTACCTGGTGTAGCTACAATTCCTAGTGCTTCTTTCTCAAATTCTCTTACTGCTAGTGTCGCAACTATTCTGCCTGTTATCCAGTTGCCTTTACAGCAGCATGCGACTGCCATTGCCCAAAAAATAAATCAG CCTAAGATCCAAGATGAACTGATAGCACGAGAAATTGTTATCAATGATGCTGATTCTACTGTGCGCTATAAGCTCACAAAACGCCAGACCCAGGAAGAG ATTCAGAAGTGTACGGGTGCCATAGTAATTACTAG AGGCAAATACAGACCCCCAAATGCACCTGCTGATGGTGAAAAACCATTGTATCTTCATATATCTGCTGCGGCTCAT TTGGAAACAACAGCAGAACGGATCAAGGCAGTTGATCATGCAGCTGCAATGGTGGAAGAAATGCTCAAGCATGGGTCTTTCAGCAATACCATGAAT GTCAATCCCTCACTGAGTGCTTGTGTGTTTTTGGGCTTTGAAGCAGATCCCTCTCTGAATATTGCTGCTCGAATTCGTGGACCAAAT GACCAGTATGTAAATCACATCATGAATGAAACGGGAGCAACAGTTTTGCTAAGAGGACGCGGTTCAGGATATTGTGATAGTGTACAGGATGATG CTTTTACTCTCTTTGTAGAAGGTCAACAACCATTGCATTTACTTTTGTCAAGCAGTAATGCAAAAAGTCTTGAACGTGCTAAGCTCCTTGCTGAGAACCTTTTGGACACAATCAGTGCAGAGTTTGGTGCATCAAG GGTTTCCTCATCTAAAGTTTATGGTGCTGTTCCTCCGCCACCACAGTTACTTGCTGGAGTTCAGAGTTCCTTGGATGAGTCAAACCCAAGTGTCCCACGGTCTGCCAGCTTGACGGCATCAGCTGCACGGTCCATTCCATCAACagtttcatcaatctcaattCCTGGTGCATCTAGTATTGCTTCTCAAGGGCCTGTACCACATGCTGGATGCTCAAATCCTGCATCTGGGCTGTCTCATGCGATTACTGGTGGTTATTCCCAGTCTTCATTGACTGGTGGGACGAGCTATAATGGTTATGATGGAATATATCCCCAAGCAACACCTTTGCAACAAGTTGCCTTGGCCCTTAGGCAGTCAACTTCACCAGTTACTACTTTGGTAGCTCCTGCTGTTACAACTGCGAGCACAGCATCATACACAAGTACGTGCTCCTCATCAGAGAAGGATAAGCGCTCTTCACAGAAAAGAAAGTTTCAGGAATTACCAGCAGTAGTTAAAAGCCTAGCAAATACAAACCAG GATTCCTTGTTCTGGAGGTGGCATGGGTTGCTCTATGCTGTACCATTTTCGTCTGGACTGAATAAGATTGTGATTCCCTCTGGCGCAGAATTACATATATGCTCCTGTCTTTCTTTGTGGATCATgcattgtttgaatttgtttatttttaatttttaa
- the LOC113698887 gene encoding protein RIK-like isoform X4, translating to MTEDNFPRVSSSESTDSSSTKQRKKRKWDQPAESLCSSGVAAPGLLPLPNLGSLPGVALPGVATIPSASFSNSLTASVATILPVIQLPLQQHATAIAQKINQPKIQDELIAREIVINDADSTVRYKLTKRQTQEEIQKCTGAIVITRGKYRPPNAPADGEKPLYLHISAAAHLETTAERIKAVDHAAAMVEEMLKHGSFSNTMNVNPSLSACVFLGFEADPSLNIAARIRGPNDQYVNHIMNETGATVLLRGRGSGYCDSVQDDAFTLFVEGQQPLHLLLSSSNAKSLERAKLLAENLLDTISAEFGASRVSSSKVYGAVPPPPQLLAGVQSSLDESNPSVPRSASLTASAARSIPSTVSSISIPGASSIASQGPVPHAGCSNPASGLSHAITGGYSQSSLTGGTSYNGYDGIYPQATPLQQVALALRQSTSPVTTLVAPAVTTASTASYTSTCSSSEKDKRSSQKRKFQELPAVVKSLANTNQVFSLIFYEANRLILDFSRGH from the exons ATGACAGAGGACAATTTCCCTAGGGTTTCATCTTCTGAATCTACCGATTCTTCATCGACGAAGCAGAG AAAAAAGAGGAAGTGGGATCAGCCTGCTGAGTCATTGTGTTCATCTGGAGTAGCAGCTCCTGGTCTTCTTCCATTACCAAACTTGGGATCCCTTCCTGGAGTTGCATTACCTGGTGTAGCTACAATTCCTAGTGCTTCTTTCTCAAATTCTCTTACTGCTAGTGTCGCAACTATTCTGCCTGTTATCCAGTTGCCTTTACAGCAGCATGCGACTGCCATTGCCCAAAAAATAAATCAG CCTAAGATCCAAGATGAACTGATAGCACGAGAAATTGTTATCAATGATGCTGATTCTACTGTGCGCTATAAGCTCACAAAACGCCAGACCCAGGAAGAG ATTCAGAAGTGTACGGGTGCCATAGTAATTACTAG AGGCAAATACAGACCCCCAAATGCACCTGCTGATGGTGAAAAACCATTGTATCTTCATATATCTGCTGCGGCTCAT TTGGAAACAACAGCAGAACGGATCAAGGCAGTTGATCATGCAGCTGCAATGGTGGAAGAAATGCTCAAGCATGGGTCTTTCAGCAATACCATGAAT GTCAATCCCTCACTGAGTGCTTGTGTGTTTTTGGGCTTTGAAGCAGATCCCTCTCTGAATATTGCTGCTCGAATTCGTGGACCAAAT GACCAGTATGTAAATCACATCATGAATGAAACGGGAGCAACAGTTTTGCTAAGAGGACGCGGTTCAGGATATTGTGATAGTGTACAGGATGATG CTTTTACTCTCTTTGTAGAAGGTCAACAACCATTGCATTTACTTTTGTCAAGCAGTAATGCAAAAAGTCTTGAACGTGCTAAGCTCCTTGCTGAGAACCTTTTGGACACAATCAGTGCAGAGTTTGGTGCATCAAG GGTTTCCTCATCTAAAGTTTATGGTGCTGTTCCTCCGCCACCACAGTTACTTGCTGGAGTTCAGAGTTCCTTGGATGAGTCAAACCCAAGTGTCCCACGGTCTGCCAGCTTGACGGCATCAGCTGCACGGTCCATTCCATCAACagtttcatcaatctcaattCCTGGTGCATCTAGTATTGCTTCTCAAGGGCCTGTACCACATGCTGGATGCTCAAATCCTGCATCTGGGCTGTCTCATGCGATTACTGGTGGTTATTCCCAGTCTTCATTGACTGGTGGGACGAGCTATAATGGTTATGATGGAATATATCCCCAAGCAACACCTTTGCAACAAGTTGCCTTGGCCCTTAGGCAGTCAACTTCACCAGTTACTACTTTGGTAGCTCCTGCTGTTACAACTGCGAGCACAGCATCATACACAAGTACGTGCTCCTCATCAGAGAAGGATAAGCGCTCTTCACAGAAAAGAAAGTTTCAGGAATTACCAGCAGTAGTTAAAAGCCTAGCAAATACAAACCAG GTATTTTCTCTGATCTTTTATGAAGCTAACAGGCTGATACTGGACTTCTCTCGTGGACACTAA
- the LOC113698887 gene encoding protein RIK-like isoform X2 has product MTEDNFPRVSSSESTDSSSTKQRKKRKWDQPAESLCSSGVAAPGLLPLPNLGSLPGVALPGVATIPSASFSNSLTASVATILPVIQLPLQQHATAIAQKINQPKIQDELIAREIVINDADSTVRYKLTKRQTQEEIQKCTGAIVITRGKYRPPNAPADGEKPLYLHISAAAHLETTAERIKAVDHAAAMVEEMLKHGSFSNTMNVNPSLSACVFLGFEADPSLNIAARIRGPNDQYVNHIMNETGATVLLRGRGSGYCDSVQDDEGQQPLHLLLSSSNAKSLERAKLLAENLLDTISAEFGASRVSSSKVYGAVPPPPQLLAGVQSSLDESNPSVPRSASLTASAARSIPSTVSSISIPGASSIASQGPVPHAGCSNPASGLSHAITGGYSQSSLTGGTSYNGYDGIYPQATPLQQVALALRQSTSPVTTLVAPAVTTASTASYTSTCSSSEKDKRSSQKRKFQELPAVVKSLANTNQGSELAEPCEQTSDIHGKDIKRLVQTSANGIIPTSPRTMPPPTMLPPPPKFTTSRPGIYGGNSIKNGLKSESVPDTLIKLMEYGDEDEDDDLGEPNEDSIKRCSSTLVAPKPFWAV; this is encoded by the exons ATGACAGAGGACAATTTCCCTAGGGTTTCATCTTCTGAATCTACCGATTCTTCATCGACGAAGCAGAG AAAAAAGAGGAAGTGGGATCAGCCTGCTGAGTCATTGTGTTCATCTGGAGTAGCAGCTCCTGGTCTTCTTCCATTACCAAACTTGGGATCCCTTCCTGGAGTTGCATTACCTGGTGTAGCTACAATTCCTAGTGCTTCTTTCTCAAATTCTCTTACTGCTAGTGTCGCAACTATTCTGCCTGTTATCCAGTTGCCTTTACAGCAGCATGCGACTGCCATTGCCCAAAAAATAAATCAG CCTAAGATCCAAGATGAACTGATAGCACGAGAAATTGTTATCAATGATGCTGATTCTACTGTGCGCTATAAGCTCACAAAACGCCAGACCCAGGAAGAG ATTCAGAAGTGTACGGGTGCCATAGTAATTACTAG AGGCAAATACAGACCCCCAAATGCACCTGCTGATGGTGAAAAACCATTGTATCTTCATATATCTGCTGCGGCTCAT TTGGAAACAACAGCAGAACGGATCAAGGCAGTTGATCATGCAGCTGCAATGGTGGAAGAAATGCTCAAGCATGGGTCTTTCAGCAATACCATGAAT GTCAATCCCTCACTGAGTGCTTGTGTGTTTTTGGGCTTTGAAGCAGATCCCTCTCTGAATATTGCTGCTCGAATTCGTGGACCAAAT GACCAGTATGTAAATCACATCATGAATGAAACGGGAGCAACAGTTTTGCTAAGAGGACGCGGTTCAGGATATTGTGATAGTGTACAGGATGATG AAGGTCAACAACCATTGCATTTACTTTTGTCAAGCAGTAATGCAAAAAGTCTTGAACGTGCTAAGCTCCTTGCTGAGAACCTTTTGGACACAATCAGTGCAGAGTTTGGTGCATCAAG GGTTTCCTCATCTAAAGTTTATGGTGCTGTTCCTCCGCCACCACAGTTACTTGCTGGAGTTCAGAGTTCCTTGGATGAGTCAAACCCAAGTGTCCCACGGTCTGCCAGCTTGACGGCATCAGCTGCACGGTCCATTCCATCAACagtttcatcaatctcaattCCTGGTGCATCTAGTATTGCTTCTCAAGGGCCTGTACCACATGCTGGATGCTCAAATCCTGCATCTGGGCTGTCTCATGCGATTACTGGTGGTTATTCCCAGTCTTCATTGACTGGTGGGACGAGCTATAATGGTTATGATGGAATATATCCCCAAGCAACACCTTTGCAACAAGTTGCCTTGGCCCTTAGGCAGTCAACTTCACCAGTTACTACTTTGGTAGCTCCTGCTGTTACAACTGCGAGCACAGCATCATACACAAGTACGTGCTCCTCATCAGAGAAGGATAAGCGCTCTTCACAGAAAAGAAAGTTTCAGGAATTACCAGCAGTAGTTAAAAGCCTAGCAAATACAAACCAG GGATCAGAACTTGCAGAGCCATGTGAACAAACATCAGATATACATGGAAAAGATATTAAAAGGTTGGTGCAGACATCAGCAAATGGAATAATTCCAACCTCTCCAAGAACAATGCCCCCGCCAACAATGCTGCCACCCCCACCAAAATTTACTACATCAAGACCTGGAATTTATGGTGGCAACAGCATCAAAAATGGCTTGAAATCTGAAAGTGTACCTG ATACATTAATCAAGTTAATGGAATAtggggatgaggatgaggatgatGATCTTGGTGAACCAAATGAAGACTCCATCAAAAGATGCTCCAGTACTTTGGTGGCTCCAAAACCATTCTGGGCTGTCTGA
- the LOC113698887 gene encoding protein RIK-like isoform X1, translating into MTEDNFPRVSSSESTDSSSTKQRKKRKWDQPAESLCSSGVAAPGLLPLPNLGSLPGVALPGVATIPSASFSNSLTASVATILPVIQLPLQQHATAIAQKINQPKIQDELIAREIVINDADSTVRYKLTKRQTQEEIQKCTGAIVITRGKYRPPNAPADGEKPLYLHISAAAHLETTAERIKAVDHAAAMVEEMLKHGSFSNTMNVNPSLSACVFLGFEADPSLNIAARIRGPNDQYVNHIMNETGATVLLRGRGSGYCDSVQDDAFTLFVEGQQPLHLLLSSSNAKSLERAKLLAENLLDTISAEFGASRVSSSKVYGAVPPPPQLLAGVQSSLDESNPSVPRSASLTASAARSIPSTVSSISIPGASSIASQGPVPHAGCSNPASGLSHAITGGYSQSSLTGGTSYNGYDGIYPQATPLQQVALALRQSTSPVTTLVAPAVTTASTASYTSTCSSSEKDKRSSQKRKFQELPAVVKSLANTNQGSELAEPCEQTSDIHGKDIKRLVQTSANGIIPTSPRTMPPPTMLPPPPKFTTSRPGIYGGNSIKNGLKSESVPDTLIKLMEYGDEDEDDDLGEPNEDSIKRCSSTLVAPKPFWAV; encoded by the exons ATGACAGAGGACAATTTCCCTAGGGTTTCATCTTCTGAATCTACCGATTCTTCATCGACGAAGCAGAG AAAAAAGAGGAAGTGGGATCAGCCTGCTGAGTCATTGTGTTCATCTGGAGTAGCAGCTCCTGGTCTTCTTCCATTACCAAACTTGGGATCCCTTCCTGGAGTTGCATTACCTGGTGTAGCTACAATTCCTAGTGCTTCTTTCTCAAATTCTCTTACTGCTAGTGTCGCAACTATTCTGCCTGTTATCCAGTTGCCTTTACAGCAGCATGCGACTGCCATTGCCCAAAAAATAAATCAG CCTAAGATCCAAGATGAACTGATAGCACGAGAAATTGTTATCAATGATGCTGATTCTACTGTGCGCTATAAGCTCACAAAACGCCAGACCCAGGAAGAG ATTCAGAAGTGTACGGGTGCCATAGTAATTACTAG AGGCAAATACAGACCCCCAAATGCACCTGCTGATGGTGAAAAACCATTGTATCTTCATATATCTGCTGCGGCTCAT TTGGAAACAACAGCAGAACGGATCAAGGCAGTTGATCATGCAGCTGCAATGGTGGAAGAAATGCTCAAGCATGGGTCTTTCAGCAATACCATGAAT GTCAATCCCTCACTGAGTGCTTGTGTGTTTTTGGGCTTTGAAGCAGATCCCTCTCTGAATATTGCTGCTCGAATTCGTGGACCAAAT GACCAGTATGTAAATCACATCATGAATGAAACGGGAGCAACAGTTTTGCTAAGAGGACGCGGTTCAGGATATTGTGATAGTGTACAGGATGATG CTTTTACTCTCTTTGTAGAAGGTCAACAACCATTGCATTTACTTTTGTCAAGCAGTAATGCAAAAAGTCTTGAACGTGCTAAGCTCCTTGCTGAGAACCTTTTGGACACAATCAGTGCAGAGTTTGGTGCATCAAG GGTTTCCTCATCTAAAGTTTATGGTGCTGTTCCTCCGCCACCACAGTTACTTGCTGGAGTTCAGAGTTCCTTGGATGAGTCAAACCCAAGTGTCCCACGGTCTGCCAGCTTGACGGCATCAGCTGCACGGTCCATTCCATCAACagtttcatcaatctcaattCCTGGTGCATCTAGTATTGCTTCTCAAGGGCCTGTACCACATGCTGGATGCTCAAATCCTGCATCTGGGCTGTCTCATGCGATTACTGGTGGTTATTCCCAGTCTTCATTGACTGGTGGGACGAGCTATAATGGTTATGATGGAATATATCCCCAAGCAACACCTTTGCAACAAGTTGCCTTGGCCCTTAGGCAGTCAACTTCACCAGTTACTACTTTGGTAGCTCCTGCTGTTACAACTGCGAGCACAGCATCATACACAAGTACGTGCTCCTCATCAGAGAAGGATAAGCGCTCTTCACAGAAAAGAAAGTTTCAGGAATTACCAGCAGTAGTTAAAAGCCTAGCAAATACAAACCAG GGATCAGAACTTGCAGAGCCATGTGAACAAACATCAGATATACATGGAAAAGATATTAAAAGGTTGGTGCAGACATCAGCAAATGGAATAATTCCAACCTCTCCAAGAACAATGCCCCCGCCAACAATGCTGCCACCCCCACCAAAATTTACTACATCAAGACCTGGAATTTATGGTGGCAACAGCATCAAAAATGGCTTGAAATCTGAAAGTGTACCTG ATACATTAATCAAGTTAATGGAATAtggggatgaggatgaggatgatGATCTTGGTGAACCAAATGAAGACTCCATCAAAAGATGCTCCAGTACTTTGGTGGCTCCAAAACCATTCTGGGCTGTCTGA